Below is a genomic region from Actinomadura sp. NAK00032.
CGTCGCATGATCGTCAGGTAGTCGTCGGGCGAGCCGTCCTCGATGCCCTCGACCGGGTCCAGCACCGCCGTCCGCGCCCCCGCCTCCCGGGCCAGCGCCTCGGCGACCTTCGGGCTGACCAGCGTCTCGGTGAAGACCGTCGTCGCGCCGGTGGCCGAGATCAGCCGGGTCAGCTCGGCGAGCCGCTTCGGGGACGGCCCGCCGGACGGGTCGACCCCCGACACCGGGATCTGCCGCAGGCCGTAGCGGTCGGCGAGGTAGCCGAACGCGGCGTGCGCGGTGACGATGTCGCGGCGGGCGCAGGTGCGCAGGCCGTCCTGGAAGGCGCGGTCCAGCCGGGTCAGCTCGGCGGCGGTGGCGGCGGCGCGCTGCCGGTGGCCGGCCGCGCTGCCGGGGTCGGCGGCGGCGAGCCGCTCGCCGAGCGCGGTGGCGACGGCGGCCATGCGGCTCGGGTCGAGCCACAGGTGCGGGTCGTAGTCGGCCTCGCGGTGGCGGACGCCGTCGTGCGCCTCCTCGTCGTCGGTCTCGCCCGCCGGGGACAGCGTCTTCACCACCGACGCCGCGTCCAGTGAGCGGCCCTCGGCGTGCCGGCCGACGGCGTCGTCCACGGCGGGCTGGACGCCCCGCACGTAGACGGCGAGGGCGGAGTCCTCGATGCGGGCGACCTGCCGGGCGGTCAGCTCCAGGTCGTGCGGTTCGGTGCCGGGCTTGGTCAGCGTCCGGACGAAGACGTCGTCCCCGCCGACCCGCTCCGCCAGCCACGCCATCGGGTAGAACGAGGCGACCACCGCGGTCTTGCCGGGCGGGACGCCGGCGTCCGCGTCGGCGCAGGCCGCGAGCCCCCCGGCGAGCCCGGCCAGGGCCAGGGCGGCCGCCGGGAGGGCGCGCAGGGAGTCGGGGAAGCGGAGCACCTGCCGATTATGGACAAAGTGAAAACGGTTGTCAAAACCGTCCGATGCCG
It encodes:
- a CDS encoding metal ABC transporter substrate-binding protein; translation: MLRFPDSLRALPAAALALAGLAGGLAACADADAGVPPGKTAVVASFYPMAWLAERVGGDDVFVRTLTKPGTEPHDLELTARQVARIEDSALAVYVRGVQPAVDDAVGRHAEGRSLDAASVVKTLSPAGETDDEEAHDGVRHREADYDPHLWLDPSRMAAVATALGERLAAADPGSAAGHRQRAAATAAELTRLDRAFQDGLRTCARRDIVTAHAAFGYLADRYGLRQIPVSGVDPSGGPSPKRLAELTRLISATGATTVFTETLVSPKVAEALAREAGARTAVLDPVEGIEDGSPDDYLTIMRRNLRTLRPALECS